In the genome of Hydractinia symbiolongicarpus strain clone_291-10 chromosome 5, HSymV2.1, whole genome shotgun sequence, one region contains:
- the LOC130645048 gene encoding translation initiation factor eIF-2B subunit beta-like, with protein MSMQLDFGFKDEVNSFLNDIRESKMGSFEVAMRTVLVMRKLVGSTKWSNAKELIELIRKVGKYLTLTLEFEGLVQNIIRRILKIVREEYAENIGNEDNSGAESLQNILMINKKEEDDLTQTTHGLKSVVIDAINEFISELETCRENIAGQALEYIHSNEIIMTLGYSRTVEKFLKNAARKRKFTVVVAESAPFFGGQKLAVSLAESKLSTTVIADSAVFAIMSRVNKVIVGSHLVMADGGVMAANGTEAIALAAKYHSVPFIVCTGLFKLSPAYLCGQNQENFTGFLSPENIAMFREGKTASKVRVFNPLGDSINAGLVDLFISDVGGNVPSYLYRLLTELYHPQDYDL; from the exons ATGTCGATGCAGTTGGACTTTGGTTTTAAGGATGAAGTTAATTCATTTCTGAATGATATTAGGGAAAGCAAAATGGGCTCATTTGAAGTGGCTATGCGTACAGTTCTTGTTATGAGAAAACTTGTTGGAAGCACAAAATGGTCGAATGCAAAAGAATTAATTGAGTTGATTCGGAAGGTGGGGAAGTATCTTACACTGACTCTTGAATTTGAAGGTTTGGTGCAGAATATTATTCGGAGAATATTGAAGATTGTTCGTGAAGAATATGCTGAAAATATTGGCAACGAAG ATAACAGTGGTGCAGAGTCACTGCAAAACATCCTAATGATAAATAAGAAGGAAGAAGATGATTTAACTCAAACTACTCATGGCTTGAAATCGGTAGTTATCGACGCTATTAACGAGTTCATTAGTGAATTGGAAACCTGTCGAGAAAATATTGCAGGACAAGCACTGGAATACATTCATTCTAACGAAATCATTATGACTCTAGGTTATTCTCGAACAGTagagaagtttttaaaaaacgctGCACGAAAACGGAAATTTACCGTGGTTGTTGCAGAGAGTGCTCCGTTTTTTGGTGGTCAAAAACTAGCTGTAAGTTTGGCTGAAAGTAAATTATCTACAACAGTGATTGCTGACTCAGCAGTGTTTGCAATAATGTCAAGAGTTAATAAAGTCATTGTAGGTTCCCATCTTGTAATGGCTGATGGTGGTGTTATGGCGGCAAACGGAACTGAAGCTATAGCTTTGGCTGCCAAATACCATTCAGTTCCATTTATAGTTTGTACTGGACTTTTTAAGCTTTCGCCAGCGTATCTATGTGGGCAAAATCAGGAAAATTTTACCGGTTTTCTCTCTCCAGAAAATATCGCAATGTTCCGTGAGGGTAAAACAGCATCAAAAGTTCGTGTTTTTAACCCTCTGGGGGACTCCATAAATGCAGGACTAGTTGATTTATTTATATCTGACGTTGGTGGAAACGTCCCTTCATATTTGTATCGATTGCTTACGGAACTGTATCATCCACAAGACTATGATTTATAG